The nucleotide sequence CCTTTAAAAATGTCATTGCAGAGCTGTACATCTCTGTTACTTTCTCCAAGCCAATGTCAGAAAATGATACTCCAAAAGCAGCATGTCCAGAAGCTGCAGATGTGCTGCTGGAACCACTATGAGCTTCAGGTCGTGTATCTGCACCACACTGAACTTCAGGAGATTTCACACCAACTGGAAGAGTGATAATATTGATGTCATTGTTCTGTGTTCCTCCATCTGATGCCATACGCACTTTAGCCCATAATTGAGCAATGCCAATACCAGGGGAATTGCTCCAGAACTTATGCTCCTGCTCTGAATCTAAATGCTCTGCCAATGAACCATCAAGTTAGAAAAGAAACAAGCACACGCACACAAACAAAAAGATGGAAAACATGGTATACGGAATTTTACCTCTTTCCCTATCTTTGCTAATTTCCCCATCAGGTTCAATCTTAGCCTCTTGAGATTGTGTCTGTGTTTTCTCTTTAGATTCCCTAGACAGAATTGCAATGAGTATTGCTTGGTTCATAACAccctaaagttttttttcttttaaaaaagtaaCTTCTCGATACAAGAAGGGAACTTACTACATCCATTACCTTTCAGATTTCATGATGTCTGTTTCCTCAGGAAATAAATTATTAACAACAACATTGGTAAAAGCACTGGAAAGTCGTGAGAATTCCTGCTCTGCCAAACTCAATCCATTGCTAGGCAGTTTACTGTATGAATGCTTCAACGTAGCTTGTTTCTGTTCAGGGATATCTCCTCCCATAAGAGAGGATATAAAAGGAAAATGCAAGGCCAAACCTGAAAGAAAcccctccttgacagatgccaCGTTCTCATCAGTACTGTTTCTGGAAAACAAAAATTTGAGCACATTTTCGCCAACAAGTGTTAGCAGCAATTACCAACTAATGAGCAAGGCACAAGTAGAGCAGTTATGCATTATCTTTCTATGTATAACTGAGAGATATGCAGATTCCTGTTTTCTTAAGACTACAACTGCTATTTATTAACATATTCACAGGTTGCTATTCCTGTTCCCATCAGGTAGTCAAGAAATTCTCTTTGTAATTATATTGACTTACAAGATAAGATGGACGATAGAAAATCAGCAGAGCATGATACACAAATAGAGAGGCATGACTAGATGTAGTTCACAGCCAAAGCATTAAAACCAGCAAACCAACCATTCAAATTTTTGCCAGTGCTTACCTCACAGTTAAGAGAGAAACTACTATCAGTTTTGGCTCTAAATCAGGTTCACAATTTCTGGAAAATATAATATCTTCAGTGAACCCTGTAACTCGACGGAAAATGTGCAAAGTGGAGACCATATCACTTTCAGAAAATATTCGAGAACTCGTAATGGAGAGGAAAACCACATTGTTCAGATCCTacaccaatatatatatatatatacactcagAACAATGATATAAAACATAAAATGAATGCATAAAGAGCTTACGTTGCAAGCAGGAATGTGATTTCTgtataaaaaactaattaaagtTAACTCTAGAGTGAAAGAGTTCAGAAGACAGGTTTCTACATGCTTGAAGTCTACTTATATTCGTGTTTTTTTCTCGTATATAAAAATGTCAACATCATAGCAAAAAGATGTTGCATAAGTGACCACTTGAGATGCAAAGCGCAATTGTTCCAAAAGAAGGTGGAGGTACGCAGCTAAAAATTATGTTCAAATTCGACCTTTACTACAGCTTGTAATGAAGACAACCAAACTTCATAGACACTAGGAGTATTCAGTATCAGATCTGAGATCTCTAATATATTGAATAAATGCAACTAAATAGATTCTTAGTGGTTTTTCTACAAGCTTTGAAGTTTACAGTGTCCCATGCATTTGTGAATATCTCAAAAATACTAGTGTTAAAAAGCCATGAATCTCCAAGGATCTGTCTCTTATGTAGTGCAGTCATGAGAAATTATGTCCACTGTATTATGAATCTATTTCTTGTGTGCAGCGTAGTTGCTTACTTTCGTTGGATGTACTTATTAATTATAAGAAATAAATATCAACAGCCCAACTTATAGTTACCAAAATATGTAAGCAATCATCTTATGCAGGTTAGCTGGCCAAGTGGCCACACACTTGAAATTTGATGGTTCTAAAGTCTGAAATTTGTTGGTTACAACAACATTTTTGCAGAGGTATAAATGTATAGCATTTGTGATGTTTTGCACAGGTAAATTTGTATATGAGGATATCAACACAAGACTAAAATTCCATTTCCTGTTTCTTTTGATAAAAAGTGGGTGAGCATCAATGTAAGATTAAAAGTTAAAATTAGATGATCATATGGACCTTGATTCCACCACGAAGAAACGGACAGTGGAAGACGGCTTGTTTAATTGCAGACTGGATGTTATAACCAGCACCAAATCCAATTCTGGCTTCTCCATAACTTCTGAGTAGCTGTTACAGTTGTATGTATCAGGAAAAAGATAAGTGCAGATCATACAACTAAGCAGTAAAGATATTCATGAGGTTACTTGTCCTAGTTCATCAGGATGGACTTCCATAATTTGAGCATTAATCGAACTCCGGAACGTCTGATTTAACCCCTGGTATTCAAGAATAATAGGATTAAAACAGTAAAATGTGATCCTTTGTATACAAACACAAAAAATAAGGGATTTAAGACTCACAGACATCATGATAGATATCATGCTAATAGTTGACAGAACAGCGTTGTTGGCACTTTCCAGAGCTTCAGCAAGGGTTTCCACTTCTGTCTCAAGCAGTGAATCAGCTTCAATAACTGTGTAGGGGGGAAATGCATTATTATCTGGTGAAATTGCACTGGAAACAAATAAATCACTTAGCTAATAATAAGGCCAGCCCATGATTTCATCCTCTTGACTTTAAGTTGTACACAAATCAGCAAATGTTATTATAAATTGCCAAAAGATTATCGATTTCGTCTCATGTTAACATTTCAAATCATGGTGGAAAGGAGTGGACAATTCAACAACACTTGATAATTGCATGAACCAAGACGCAATGCTTCCTCAGTTCTTTGAAATAAGAAACTTCAATACTCTTCAGCTTTGTTGAATCATGACCTATGAGATCTATACAGGAACTCAGTTACCTTAGAACACCATCTAGATTCAAGAGAGGCAATCCTAGCAGTTATCTTAGTTTATGGATAGGCTTCAACCAGGGCCTCTTTAATAGGACTAATCATACAGAGATGTGTGAACAGAGAGTAGCAGACTCAATGACATTTTGCAACTCTTGATGCAAAATGTATAATCTGTGGTACAAAGGATATAGCATATGTACAATAAAATTTGATCTTCCTAATTTTACACTGGTTCTACCTAGGAGGAAATCAGCAAAAGGTGTAATGATTCACTCAACCAAGATCCAAAATGAAGCAAAGAGCATACGGTTCATACTGGAAGAAGTGAAAAGCTTACTTCTtcaaagtatatatattttatttatgcTCTAATGGAAAAATAAGCTATATATTTgaagttaaaaatttaagatAACACGCATTACCAATGTGAAAGTTTGAGCACATTTGAAGTTTGTCAATTAAATCAGTTGCCTGCAGAACCATAATTGTTTGTAAGAAGCAAatccaaaaaaacaaatagaCATCTTAAACTTAATATACAGTCATACGTTTTTTAAGTAGGTGACAGGAAGTAACTCATAGACCAAGAAAATAAACTCAACTTTTACAACAGAAGTATCCCACCTCTAATTGTCGTCTCTGTCCCTCAAAACAAAAGGGCTTCAAAAATATTGATGCAGCCAGCTTACCAGCAGATTTCACTTCACTAAGGAGCTCCATCGCAGTAATATGGTCAGCATCCTGTCCTGCACTTGCAACCTAAAGAAGGGAATCATGTAAGTAATATACATGAGCTCAGTTTGGCTAACAAAATCGATAGCATGTTAAAATTGCATAGTTCTATGTTAGCATCAGTCAGACTCAGATGACAGTGGTTGTAAAAACTTTGGTCAAAACCCTTGACACTTCACACAAGTTGATCTTTCTGATAAATGACCACCCTCAAAAACTAAGGACATTACTTGACCATGACAGTTAGTCATATAGCCTTATAGCTGACAACTACATGGTATCCTACTGTCAGACAATATGAAAACAAAAATAGTACCAAACAGAGATGAGAAGTGTACAGACAAGAATAACCGCTGGTGGGCAGGGCTGAAGAGATAACGGAGTTTCCAAGTCTCTGACTACAACATCTGAAATTACAGAGCTGTTAGCTTCATGCAAAGAAAAGAACAGAGAGCACAAAGCCAAAG is from Oryza sativa Japonica Group chromosome 9, ASM3414082v1 and encodes:
- the LOC4347814 gene encoding protein ACCUMULATION AND REPLICATION OF CHLOROPLASTS 3, chloroplastic isoform X1, which gives rise to MAASLRGLALSPPPLVAPPTCAPSRRLVPSPRSRSGYGVRVAAAADGAPRPSDPVEVVGVGSRKDAVIDFCLGSRTLSSTPIRFWTMHVVDNCTVQLIQKSHGEDVVVRDLETPLSLQPCPPAVILVASAGQDADHITAMELLSEVKSAGKLAASIFLKPFCFEGQRRQLEATDLIDKLQMCSNFHIVIEADSLLETEVETLAEALESANNAVLSTISMISIMMSGLNQTFRSSINAQIMEVHPDELGQLLRSYGEARIGFGAGYNIQSAIKQAVFHCPFLRGGIKDLNNVVFLSITSSRIFSESDMVSTLHIFRRVTGFTEDIIFSRNCEPDLEPKLIVVSLLTVRNSTDENVASVKEGFLSGLALHFPFISSLMGGDIPEQKQATLKHSYSKLPSNGLSLAEQEFSRLSSAFTNVVVNNLFPEETDIMKSERESKEKTQTQSQEAKIEPDGEISKDREREHLDSEQEHKFWSNSPGIGIAQLWAKVRMASDGGTQNNDINIITLPVGVKSPEVQCGADTRPEAHSGSSSTSAASGHAAFGVSFSDIGLEKVTEMYSSAMTFLKGGMDRSRKRGSVANRAALMLDAERELEKTWSPIVEIQFGGGIYRGRCQEGVPEGKGRITFSDGSFYDGLWRYGKRSGLGTLYYSNGDVFHGTWRDDLFHGKGWYYFHSGDRWFANFWKGRANGEGRFYAKDGSVFFGNFQNGWRHGEALLIDANGSRWIEVWDDGVLIGQTRLEK
- the LOC4347814 gene encoding protein ACCUMULATION AND REPLICATION OF CHLOROPLASTS 3, chloroplastic isoform X2, whose protein sequence is MAASLRGLALSPPPLVAPPTCAPSRRLVPSPRSRSGYGVRVAAAADGAPRPSDPVEVVGVGSRKDAVIDFCLGSRTLSSTPIRFWTMHVVDNCTVQLIQKSHGEDVVVRDLETPLSLQPCPPAVILVASAGQDADHITAMELLSEVKSAVIEADSLLETEVETLAEALESANNAVLSTISMISIMMSGLNQTFRSSINAQIMEVHPDELGQLLRSYGEARIGFGAGYNIQSAIKQAVFHCPFLRGGIKDLNNVVFLSITSSRIFSESDMVSTLHIFRRVTGFTEDIIFSRNCEPDLEPKLIVVSLLTVRNSTDENVASVKEGFLSGLALHFPFISSLMGGDIPEQKQATLKHSYSKLPSNGLSLAEQEFSRLSSAFTNVVVNNLFPEETDIMKSERESKEKTQTQSQEAKIEPDGEISKDREREHLDSEQEHKFWSNSPGIGIAQLWAKVRMASDGGTQNNDINIITLPVGVKSPEVQCGADTRPEAHSGSSSTSAASGHAAFGVSFSDIGLEKVTEMYSSAMTFLKGGMDRSRKRGSVANRAALMLDAERELEKTWSPIVEIQFGGGIYRGRCQEGVPEGKGRITFSDGSFYDGLWRYGKRSGLGTLYYSNGDVFHGTWRDDLFHGKGWYYFHSGDRWFANFWKGRANGEGRFYAKDGSVFFGNFQNGWRHGEALLIDANGSRWIEVWDDGVLIGQTRLEK